One genomic segment of Petrotoga olearia DSM 13574 includes these proteins:
- a CDS encoding carbohydrate ABC transporter permease, whose amino-acid sequence MRKVIVIILAILFMIPIFWTVSSSLKSMNEIYRYPPTIFPQEISLEGYKNVIYESQFPRYVANTLFVAIVSTIITVFISVSLGYGLAKGTFKYKNFFLEMVTITLFITAQVIMVPLFVVIKQLGLIDSLWGLIIPAVFTPTASFTAYQYMKDLPNEFLESAQVDGANEWQIFFKIVLPMSRPLIAAISIFSFTWRWNDFVLPLIVINSGDKFTIQLALSALQGQYGIPWNEILAFSVLAIIPTLIIFLLFQNLFMKGLSAGGLKY is encoded by the coding sequence ATGAGAAAAGTAATAGTAATCATTCTAGCAATTTTATTCATGATACCGATATTTTGGACTGTTTCATCTTCTTTAAAAAGTATGAACGAAATATACAGGTATCCTCCAACTATTTTTCCTCAAGAAATTTCCCTTGAAGGGTATAAAAATGTGATCTATGAAAGCCAGTTTCCAAGATATGTAGCTAATACTCTATTTGTAGCTATCGTATCTACAATTATTACTGTATTTATTTCCGTTTCTTTAGGATATGGTTTAGCCAAAGGAACGTTTAAATATAAAAATTTCTTTCTAGAAATGGTTACCATAACCCTTTTTATCACTGCCCAAGTGATAATGGTCCCCTTGTTTGTGGTTATAAAACAACTTGGTTTGATCGATTCTTTATGGGGTTTAATAATTCCAGCAGTGTTTACTCCAACTGCTTCTTTTACTGCTTATCAATATATGAAAGATTTACCTAACGAATTTCTTGAGAGTGCTCAAGTTGATGGTGCAAATGAATGGCAGATATTTTTTAAAATTGTCCTACCCATGTCAAGACCCTTAATTGCGGCAATTTCGATCTTTTCTTTTACATGGAGATGGAATGATTTCGTCCTACCATTGATAGTAATTAATTCTGGCGATAAATTTACTATACAATTAGCTTTATCAGCTTTACAAGGCCAATATGGAATTCCCTGGAATGAAATTTTAGCGTTTTCAGTCCTTGCTATAATTCCGACATTAATAATCTTTTTATTGTTCCAGAATTTGTTTATGAAAGGTTTGTCAGCTGGTGGTTTGAAGTACTGA
- a CDS encoding FAD-binding protein, with translation MKKIKSDVIVVGAGGAGLRAALSVKETNKYLNVKVVTKGERLKDSITATSYSDRMAFHATLDTTEPGTEDSWKYHAEDIFKIGGMVSDKILAEVLAKNSKDAFEYLDKLGVPFVKENGKVKQFRTDGSKYARACFTGPDTAVQIARILSKEVDKQKIEVIENVMFQDILLDEENKVKGGWGINTVTNEYFFFETPSIILACGGPGQVYSESLFPGESTGDCHAAALRCGAELVNMEFIQIGLSSKKTKIACSGSFMRALPKITNDLGEDIILKYYKNKYDPKKLISILFSKGWSWPLSYDEESHIIDVAVAKEILYARRIFLDYTSNPEFFSKGSIPEEIINWYKQEINVNLFDQKFYSNPLKRLKSINKEVCALLKTKGLDIDTEKKIEIFPAIQHFQGGIKINERAETNIKGLYACGEAAGGQHGANRPGGNSLLDTQVFGKIAGQNAALYSSQVNISELSDEEMKNLQIENVKFPDETGKKNIIREEIRTLMSENASVIRSEKKLLETFDVVSNISNKEILNSSKNLKDYLETCNIRLLSRVLLKSMCERKESRGPHLLFKNPETLELYPRDDENWAYRYIVVKLENDNISCSIRKCR, from the coding sequence GTGAAAAAAATAAAATCAGATGTTATAGTGGTTGGAGCCGGAGGAGCAGGATTAAGAGCAGCTTTAAGCGTAAAAGAAACAAATAAATATTTGAATGTAAAAGTGGTAACAAAAGGAGAAAGGTTAAAAGATAGTATTACAGCCACTTCTTACTCTGATCGAATGGCTTTCCATGCTACCTTGGATACTACTGAGCCTGGAACTGAAGATTCATGGAAATATCATGCCGAAGATATTTTTAAAATTGGTGGAATGGTATCCGACAAAATTTTAGCTGAAGTTTTAGCAAAAAACTCAAAAGATGCCTTTGAGTACCTGGATAAACTAGGCGTTCCTTTTGTTAAGGAGAATGGAAAGGTTAAACAATTTAGAACCGATGGATCTAAATACGCCAGAGCATGTTTTACTGGACCTGATACCGCTGTTCAAATAGCTCGAATTCTTTCAAAAGAAGTTGATAAACAAAAAATCGAAGTTATAGAAAATGTTATGTTTCAAGATATTTTGTTGGATGAAGAGAACAAAGTTAAAGGTGGTTGGGGAATCAATACGGTTACTAATGAATATTTTTTCTTTGAAACCCCTTCTATAATATTAGCTTGTGGAGGTCCAGGACAAGTCTATTCTGAAAGTTTATTCCCTGGAGAATCCACGGGGGATTGTCATGCCGCAGCCCTACGATGTGGAGCAGAACTTGTAAATATGGAATTTATTCAAATAGGATTGTCATCAAAAAAAACTAAAATTGCTTGTTCAGGCAGTTTCATGAGAGCTTTACCTAAGATAACTAACGATCTAGGAGAAGATATAATACTTAAATATTATAAAAATAAATACGATCCAAAAAAATTAATATCTATTCTTTTCTCCAAAGGATGGAGTTGGCCATTATCATACGACGAAGAATCTCATATAATCGATGTAGCCGTAGCAAAGGAAATTTTGTACGCTCGAAGGATTTTCTTGGATTATACTTCCAATCCAGAATTTTTCTCAAAAGGTTCAATTCCTGAAGAAATTATAAATTGGTACAAACAAGAAATTAACGTGAATTTATTTGATCAAAAATTTTATTCTAATCCTTTAAAGAGATTAAAAAGTATAAATAAAGAAGTATGTGCATTACTAAAAACAAAGGGGCTCGACATCGATACCGAAAAGAAAATAGAAATATTTCCTGCAATCCAACATTTCCAAGGAGGCATAAAGATAAATGAAAGAGCTGAGACCAATATAAAGGGACTTTATGCTTGCGGAGAAGCTGCTGGTGGTCAACATGGTGCAAATAGGCCCGGTGGAAATTCATTACTCGACACACAAGTTTTTGGAAAGATAGCAGGACAAAATGCAGCCCTTTATTCTTCTCAAGTTAATATTTCAGAATTAAGCGATGAAGAAATGAAAAATCTCCAAATAGAAAATGTAAAATTCCCTGATGAAACTGGTAAGAAAAACATTATAAGAGAAGAAATTAGGACGCTTATGAGTGAAAATGCTTCTGTTATCAGATCAGAGAAAAAATTATTAGAAACTTTTGATGTTGTATCTAATATCTCTAACAAAGAAATACTCAACTCAAGTAAAAACCTAAAAGATTATTTGGAAACATGCAATATTCGTTTGCTTTCTCGAGTTTTGTTGAAATCTATGTGTGAAAGGAAAGAGAGTAGAGGCCCACATTTGCTTTTTAAAAATCCAGAAACTTTAGAACTTTATCCAAGAGATGATGAAAATTGGGCATACCGCTATATCGTCGTAAAATTGGAAAACGATAATATTAGCTGTTCTATCAGAAAGTGTCGGTAG
- a CDS encoding IclR family transcriptional regulator — MRKVLEVLDYIVYSPKPVYATEIAREFDMSISNAYKYLDDLHKGGLLSKNSDKSYFPSFKLVEYGSIILKKINLREIAHPHLVDLMVKTGQTVHLAIKEGYEGIYVEKIEGPNSLPMMSRIGMKINLYATAFGKAILAHLPEEEIEEYLENVELKKRGKNTITDPNKLKNELKKIRERGYAIDNEENEIGIYCMGAPIFNYDKKVMAGVSISMSASRAEEEKVDEYIRYVKECAKNISKLLGHKD, encoded by the coding sequence ATCAGAAAAGTTTTAGAAGTATTAGATTATATAGTCTATTCACCAAAACCAGTTTATGCAACAGAAATTGCAAGAGAGTTTGATATGTCTATATCTAATGCGTATAAGTACTTAGATGATTTGCACAAAGGAGGCTTGTTGTCAAAGAATAGCGATAAATCATATTTCCCGAGTTTCAAGCTTGTGGAGTATGGGAGTATTATTTTAAAAAAAATAAATCTAAGGGAGATTGCACATCCCCACTTAGTTGATTTAATGGTAAAAACAGGTCAAACAGTTCATTTGGCTATTAAAGAAGGATATGAAGGTATTTATGTAGAAAAGATAGAAGGTCCTAATTCTTTACCAATGATGTCAAGAATTGGTATGAAGATAAACCTTTATGCAACAGCATTTGGAAAAGCTATTTTGGCTCATTTACCTGAAGAAGAGATAGAAGAATATCTAGAAAATGTGGAGTTGAAAAAAAGGGGTAAAAACACAATTACTGATCCCAACAAATTGAAAAATGAACTTAAAAAAATAAGAGAAAGAGGATACGCAATTGATAACGAAGAAAATGAAATTGGGATCTATTGTATGGGGGCTCCTATTTTTAACTACGATAAAAAAGTTATGGCGGGTGTAAGTATTTCGATGAGTGCCTCTCGAGCCGAAGAAGAGAAAGTAGATGAATATATTCGTTATGTTAAGGAATGTGCCAAAAATATTTCCAAGTTGTTGGGGCATAAAGATTAA
- a CDS encoding bifunctional 2-keto-4-hydroxyglutarate aldolase/2-keto-3-deoxy-6-phosphogluconate aldolase, whose translation MDKLKVMEQIINVGIIAVVRADSPEEALKIADAVKKGGIEAIEITMTVPGANDVIKELKKEYSKGEILIGAGTVLDPETTRIAMLAGAEFFVSPYLNKEMVKICNRYQKVSMAGAMSIKEVVEAMEVGADFVKFFPGSAFGPSIVKAIKGPLPQAPIVPTGGVSLENVGDWIKAGCAAVGVGGELTKGAKSGDYELVQETAKKFVEAIAMAR comes from the coding sequence ATGGATAAATTAAAAGTGATGGAGCAAATTATAAATGTTGGAATAATTGCTGTAGTAAGAGCTGATTCTCCTGAAGAAGCATTGAAAATTGCCGACGCTGTTAAAAAAGGTGGCATCGAGGCTATTGAGATTACGATGACTGTTCCAGGAGCGAATGATGTTATCAAGGAGCTGAAAAAGGAATATTCAAAAGGAGAAATTCTTATAGGTGCGGGAACTGTTCTTGATCCAGAAACAACGAGAATTGCTATGTTAGCTGGAGCCGAATTTTTTGTAAGTCCATATCTAAACAAAGAGATGGTAAAAATATGCAATAGGTATCAAAAAGTTTCTATGGCTGGGGCAATGTCAATAAAAGAAGTGGTAGAAGCTATGGAAGTTGGTGCTGATTTTGTTAAATTCTTTCCAGGTAGTGCTTTTGGTCCTTCAATAGTCAAAGCAATTAAAGGACCTCTTCCTCAAGCACCGATAGTCCCTACAGGCGGTGTTAGTCTCGAAAATGTAGGAGATTGGATAAAGGCCGGCTGTGCCGCAGTTGGCGTTGGAGGAGAATTGACAAAAGGCGCAAAGTCGGGAGACTATGAACTTGTCCAGGAAACAGCTAAAAAATTTGTTGAAGCTATAGCAATGGCAAGATAA
- a CDS encoding sugar kinase — protein sequence MANKIVTFGEIMMRLSPPKYFRFVQTDSFDVTYGGAEANVAASLANYGENVYFVTKVPDNPIGQSAINHLRRYGVKTDYIIQGGERLGIYFHEFGASQRPSLVIYDRKYSSFAESQTTEYPWDKILDEAKWFHFTGITPAVSENAAQACLDAVKTAKNKGIIVSCDLNYRKKLWSSEKANEVMSELMKYVDVLIANEEAAEKVFNIKAKDSDVSQGNLQLDGYKNLAKQISERFDLKGIAITLRESFSAFDNGWAGLYYDGSKFYCSKKYQILIVDRVGGGDSFAGGLIYALINNYPHQEVIEFATAASCLKHSIIGDFNHVTLEEVKTLTKGDSTGRIQR from the coding sequence ATGGCTAATAAAATTGTTACTTTTGGTGAAATTATGATGAGGCTTTCTCCTCCAAAGTATTTTAGATTTGTTCAAACAGATTCTTTTGATGTAACTTACGGTGGTGCTGAAGCCAACGTTGCTGCTTCTCTTGCCAATTATGGAGAAAATGTTTATTTTGTGACAAAAGTTCCAGACAACCCGATAGGGCAATCGGCAATAAATCACCTAAGGAGATATGGGGTAAAAACTGATTATATAATTCAAGGCGGAGAAAGATTAGGTATTTATTTTCATGAATTTGGAGCATCTCAAAGACCTTCTTTAGTCATTTATGATAGAAAATACTCATCTTTTGCAGAATCTCAAACTACAGAATACCCATGGGATAAGATTTTAGATGAGGCAAAGTGGTTTCATTTTACAGGGATAACACCTGCAGTGAGCGAGAATGCGGCACAAGCATGCCTGGATGCGGTGAAAACAGCAAAAAACAAAGGAATTATTGTTAGTTGTGATTTAAATTATCGGAAAAAACTGTGGTCATCTGAAAAAGCCAACGAAGTGATGTCAGAACTTATGAAATATGTCGATGTACTTATAGCGAATGAGGAAGCTGCTGAAAAGGTATTTAATATAAAAGCTAAAGATTCTGATGTATCCCAAGGAAATCTACAATTAGACGGTTATAAAAATTTAGCCAAACAAATTTCTGAAAGGTTTGATTTGAAAGGAATCGCTATAACACTCAGAGAAAGCTTTTCTGCTTTTGATAATGGTTGGGCAGGTCTATATTATGATGGCAGCAAATTTTATTGCTCCAAAAAATATCAAATCCTCATAGTTGATAGAGTAGGGGGAGGAGATTCCTTTGCCGGTGGGTTAATATACGCTTTAATAAACAATTATCCTCATCAAGAAGTAATAGAATTTGCTACAGCTGCCTCATGTCTGAAGCATTCTATAATCGGAGATTTTAACCACGTTACATTAGAAGAAGTGAAAACTCTAACAAAAGGAGATTCCACAGGTAGGATTCAAAGATAG
- a CDS encoding pectate lyase family protein: MMKKVLLLVLMCLSVISFAGEVIIEENSPLLRLGREVLAENDGWGAFGNGTTGGSSATKDNVYLVRTKEELIQALGGNNKENRYNDTPKIIFIEGTIQISESYEKYKDPEFDFDRYLEEYSPENWGKKEVAGPLEEARARSQENQAEDIIIYVGSNTTIIGVGGNAKIAGAALQVKGVNNIIIRNITFESPIDYFPAWDPTDGELGEWNSEYDCLTIENSKNVWVDHCTFSDGEYLDSELPVYFGRLFQQHDGLLDIKNEADLITISYNIFYNHDKTMLIGSSDSRTQDRGHLRVTLHHNLFENVTQRLPRVRFGQVHVYNNYYKINPHSPYHFDYAWGVGVESQIYAQNNYFDIPWSVNVSSIIKRWKGNNIYEEGNVVLYPSSEPFYANILKAHNDVNVDDKLVSSVDWEPVLVRRIDPTMSVPAIVMNEAGAGKL; encoded by the coding sequence ATGATGAAAAAAGTATTATTACTAGTTTTAATGTGTTTGTCAGTAATTTCTTTTGCAGGTGAAGTTATTATTGAAGAAAACTCTCCGCTTCTGCGCCTAGGCAGAGAAGTACTTGCTGAAAATGACGGTTGGGGGGCTTTTGGCAACGGAACTACCGGAGGTTCGAGTGCAACAAAAGATAACGTTTACCTTGTAAGGACAAAAGAAGAATTAATACAAGCCTTAGGAGGAAATAATAAAGAAAACCGATACAACGACACTCCTAAGATAATCTTTATTGAAGGAACAATCCAAATCAGTGAATCTTATGAAAAATATAAGGACCCCGAATTTGATTTTGACAGATATCTGGAAGAATATTCACCTGAAAATTGGGGGAAGAAGGAAGTTGCTGGACCATTAGAAGAAGCCAGAGCAAGATCTCAAGAAAATCAAGCAGAAGATATTATAATTTACGTTGGTTCAAATACTACTATAATAGGCGTCGGGGGCAATGCGAAAATAGCTGGTGCTGCTTTGCAAGTTAAAGGAGTTAATAATATAATTATTAGAAATATTACGTTTGAAAGCCCTATCGATTATTTCCCTGCCTGGGACCCCACGGATGGTGAACTTGGAGAATGGAACTCAGAATATGATTGCTTAACAATAGAAAATTCTAAAAATGTGTGGGTGGATCACTGTACATTCAGTGATGGTGAATATTTAGATAGTGAATTACCTGTATATTTTGGAAGACTATTTCAACAACATGATGGATTGTTAGACATAAAAAATGAAGCTGATTTAATAACAATTTCTTATAATATTTTCTATAACCATGATAAAACTATGCTTATTGGTTCTAGCGATAGCCGTACACAAGATAGAGGACATTTGAGAGTCACTCTTCACCATAATCTATTTGAAAACGTTACACAACGATTACCAAGGGTACGATTCGGCCAAGTTCATGTATACAACAATTACTACAAAATCAATCCTCATTCCCCCTATCATTTTGACTATGCTTGGGGAGTTGGAGTGGAATCCCAAATATATGCTCAAAATAATTACTTCGATATACCATGGAGTGTAAACGTGTCAAGCATAATAAAAAGATGGAAAGGAAACAATATATATGAAGAGGGTAATGTAGTTTTGTATCCTTCCAGTGAACCATTTTATGCGAATATCTTGAAAGCTCATAATGATGTTAACGTCGATGATAAATTAGTCTCTTCAGTTGATTGGGAACCTGTATTAGTTAGAAGAATTGATCCAACAATGTCTGTTCCTGCAATCGTTATGAACGAAGCAGGAGCAGGAAAATTATAA
- a CDS encoding ABC transporter substrate-binding protein: MMKKGLMFVVMLFLLFAEFACAVELTMYASDESKARVLREVVKVYQQEHPDVEIEVVAFPYANYMQKMSLIFLGGNPPDLLETTATYLPQMTPYLRDLGPDIEKNLGLAPQEYKDSTYDVVKVYLGEGEVVHAVPLHFTTYSLWVNKAMFEKAGIEYPPYGREEPWTWEEFKEILKKVKEVNQIPYAMSIEYSADKFFSYLALWNIKIVDEEGNFVMDQYEHAEKAIDEYVNLFKEGLVPPAEWLSGQSHTHDFFGGITAADWAGSWMARESFNAGKQDEVSPAYLPLIGDWFGTSGGGFLAAPKTGNVKKEKAATEFVMWMANKDEGYTEYIKRSRDLSAYKGHIIDYGEPLLEEWAEVHLVLAERAPAWTTEVRANEVWSRLTDTIRKDISLGITGQMTAEEMIEHWKTEAKRVKTQ; the protein is encoded by the coding sequence ATGATGAAAAAAGGATTAATGTTCGTAGTAATGTTGTTTCTTTTGTTTGCTGAGTTTGCTTGTGCGGTAGAACTTACGATGTACGCATCTGATGAAAGCAAAGCTAGAGTCCTCAGAGAGGTTGTTAAGGTTTATCAACAAGAACATCCAGATGTAGAAATAGAAGTTGTGGCTTTTCCATATGCCAATTACATGCAAAAGATGTCTCTCATTTTCTTAGGTGGAAATCCACCAGACCTTTTAGAAACTACTGCAACTTATTTGCCACAAATGACACCATATTTAAGAGACTTAGGACCAGATATTGAAAAGAATTTAGGGCTGGCTCCTCAAGAATACAAAGACTCCACGTATGATGTTGTAAAAGTTTACCTTGGAGAAGGTGAAGTTGTTCATGCAGTACCTCTCCATTTTACCACATATTCACTATGGGTAAATAAGGCCATGTTTGAAAAAGCTGGAATCGAATATCCACCCTATGGAAGAGAAGAACCTTGGACTTGGGAAGAATTCAAAGAAATTTTAAAAAAAGTAAAAGAAGTAAACCAAATTCCTTATGCAATGTCTATAGAATATTCTGCTGACAAATTCTTTAGTTACCTTGCTTTGTGGAACATCAAGATAGTTGATGAAGAGGGAAATTTTGTTATGGATCAGTATGAACATGCAGAAAAAGCTATAGATGAGTATGTTAATTTATTCAAAGAAGGATTAGTTCCCCCAGCAGAATGGCTTTCAGGGCAGTCTCATACTCATGATTTCTTTGGGGGAATAACAGCGGCTGATTGGGCAGGTAGTTGGATGGCAAGAGAGTCCTTTAATGCTGGAAAACAGGATGAAGTATCTCCTGCGTATCTTCCACTTATCGGAGATTGGTTTGGAACCTCTGGTGGTGGATTCTTAGCAGCCCCAAAAACAGGAAATGTCAAAAAGGAAAAGGCAGCAACTGAATTTGTAATGTGGATGGCAAATAAAGATGAAGGTTACACAGAATATATCAAAAGAAGTAGAGATCTAAGTGCTTATAAAGGTCATATAATTGATTATGGTGAACCACTTTTAGAAGAATGGGCAGAAGTACATCTAGTTCTTGCAGAAAGAGCACCTGCATGGACCACAGAAGTTAGGGCAAATGAAGTGTGGAGTAGATTAACCGATACAATTAGAAAAGATATTTCTTTAGGGATCACTGGTCAAATGACTGCAGAAGAAATGATCGAACATTGGAAAACAGAAGCTAAAAGAGTAAAGACACAGTAA
- a CDS encoding oxidoreductase, producing the protein MNTHTDIDELKEAIKERNLDIPFSDNLEILKGNLELNGKVIPNKLAIHPMEGCDAKLNGAPSELTERRYLRYARGKAGLIWFEATAVSKEARANDKQLFLNHETVNEFSALVKKIKDESVKIGNQVPYLVLQLAHSGRFGENKIIAIHDEKLDKLSNVNYNSSLITDQELEELENFYVEASKLAKEAGFDAIDIKSCHRYLLSEILGARTRKGIFGGKYENRTRFIKEVVDSINKEVGIDIAVRLNISDFLHYPISWGTNKKGEADLSEPLKLIEELREKGVKLINVTAGSPYINPHINRPADGEAKKYTPPEHPLIGVERLIKFSKNVQEKFRDIIVVGTGLSWFRHFVPFVAAGMVEKGYCKIVGLGRMAFAYPDFAKDIIENNNMEENKSCITCNRCAELKANQKITGCVIRDKDVYLKPYMVILRKNKSKR; encoded by the coding sequence ATGAATACACACACTGATATAGATGAATTAAAAGAAGCCATAAAGGAAAGGAATTTAGACATTCCTTTTTCCGATAACCTAGAAATACTTAAGGGAAATTTAGAGTTAAATGGAAAAGTAATACCTAATAAATTAGCAATACATCCTATGGAAGGATGTGACGCTAAATTAAATGGAGCTCCAAGTGAGTTAACAGAAAGAAGATATCTTAGATATGCAAGAGGCAAAGCAGGTTTAATATGGTTTGAAGCGACAGCGGTGAGTAAAGAAGCAAGAGCAAATGACAAACAATTGTTTTTAAATCATGAAACAGTCAATGAATTTTCTGCTTTAGTAAAAAAAATAAAAGACGAGTCTGTGAAAATTGGAAATCAAGTCCCTTACTTAGTTTTGCAATTAGCTCATTCTGGGCGTTTCGGGGAAAATAAAATTATTGCAATCCACGACGAAAAATTAGATAAATTATCCAATGTAAATTATAATAGCTCGTTAATAACCGATCAAGAGCTTGAGGAATTGGAAAATTTTTATGTAGAAGCCTCAAAACTAGCTAAAGAAGCCGGATTTGATGCTATAGATATAAAAAGCTGTCACAGATACTTACTATCTGAAATTCTTGGAGCCCGTACCCGAAAAGGTATATTCGGGGGTAAATATGAAAATAGAACCCGATTCATTAAAGAAGTAGTAGATTCAATAAATAAAGAAGTAGGAATAGATATAGCTGTAAGATTAAATATTTCTGATTTTTTGCATTACCCAATAAGTTGGGGAACAAATAAAAAAGGTGAAGCAGATTTATCTGAACCTCTGAAATTAATTGAAGAATTAAGAGAAAAAGGGGTAAAACTAATAAATGTAACTGCTGGAAGCCCATATATAAATCCACATATTAATAGACCTGCGGATGGTGAAGCGAAAAAATATACGCCACCTGAACACCCATTAATTGGAGTAGAAAGATTGATAAAATTCTCAAAAAATGTGCAGGAAAAATTTAGAGATATTATTGTGGTTGGTACAGGATTAAGTTGGTTTAGGCATTTTGTACCATTTGTGGCAGCAGGAATGGTTGAAAAAGGATACTGTAAAATAGTTGGATTAGGAAGAATGGCTTTTGCTTATCCAGATTTTGCAAAAGATATAATTGAAAATAACAATATGGAAGAAAATAAATCCTGTATAACGTGTAATAGATGTGCTGAATTAAAAGCTAATCAAAAAATAACTGGCTGTGTAATAAGAGACAAAGATGTTTATTTAAAGCCATACATGGTAATCCTGAGAAAAAATAAATCAAAGAGGTGA
- a CDS encoding carbohydrate ABC transporter permease: MKKIDIVKNRFVFIVPSFVFHFLFYLLPIILMIILAFFSWDLLNSPSFVGLENFKGLIQDKWFWNSIVVTLKYTFFTLPIVFVTSLILGLLLQEENRFSKVMRIFFYWPYMIPMVAGGTMWKWLLSRDFGLVNHILNQLGFNPVSWLENPTLALLSVVIVQAWVLSGFMMMLYIVGLQAVPEEFYEAASIDGASNFQKFWFITLPLLRNTHISVITLTIANCFRNFTIAYIMTTGGPGYATTVAPLYIYQKAFTDFRIGYSSAGSIVILLISLVIAYVVSKVQERDLEGGKI; encoded by the coding sequence GTGAAAAAGATAGATATAGTAAAAAATAGGTTTGTCTTTATTGTTCCCTCTTTTGTTTTTCATTTTTTATTCTACTTATTACCAATCATTTTAATGATAATTTTAGCCTTTTTCTCGTGGGATCTTTTAAACTCTCCATCATTTGTAGGATTAGAAAATTTTAAAGGCTTAATACAAGACAAGTGGTTTTGGAATTCAATTGTTGTGACTTTGAAGTATACTTTTTTTACTCTTCCTATAGTTTTTGTAACTTCACTAATTTTAGGACTTTTACTTCAAGAAGAAAATAGATTTTCGAAAGTTATGAGGATTTTCTTTTACTGGCCTTATATGATCCCTATGGTAGCAGGAGGGACCATGTGGAAATGGCTTCTTAGTAGAGATTTTGGTTTAGTTAATCATATTTTAAACCAACTAGGATTCAATCCAGTTAGTTGGTTAGAAAATCCTACTTTAGCTTTGTTGAGTGTAGTAATCGTACAAGCTTGGGTACTTAGTGGATTCATGATGATGTTATACATAGTGGGTTTACAAGCTGTCCCGGAAGAATTTTATGAAGCGGCATCAATTGACGGAGCTTCAAACTTCCAAAAATTTTGGTTTATTACTTTGCCTCTATTAAGAAACACTCATATTTCAGTTATAACTCTAACCATTGCTAATTGTTTTAGAAACTTTACAATTGCTTACATTATGACGACGGGTGGTCCGGGTTATGCTACTACTGTTGCTCCTTTATATATATACCAAAAAGCTTTTACAGATTTTAGAATAGGTTATTCTTCTGCTGGATCAATAGTTATTCTTTTAATTAGCTTGGTTATTGCCTATGTTGTTAGTAAAGTTCAAGAAAGAGATTTGGAGGGGGGTAAAATATGA